The window AAAGTATGTGGCTGAAGAGGACGAAAAAATAATCAAATACCTTGGCGAGAACGGTATGACGGTCTATCGTCTCAGTTCTAAAGAGGCGGCTGAATTTGAGAAGGCTTCACAGCCGGTATATAAGGCTTTCAGCGATATCTCAGCGGAAAACAAAAGAACGCTGGATACTGTCTTAAAGGCTAAAAAAGACTTTGGATACTAAAATTGGGAGGCAGGAATAATGGAAAAAAAATTTAGAGCGGGACTCGTCCAGATACCGGTCGTTCTCGGGGACAGGCAGGCAAATATGGAGAGTGTTGAGCGCTGGCTCTCCGAGTATTACAGACCGGCGGAGATTACGACCGCGCTTGTTCTCCCGGAGCTCTGGGACACCGGCTACGCGCTTGATATTGTTCCGAAGCTGGCTGACAGAAACGCGGCTGAAACGACGGAGTTCCTTGGGCGCCTGGCAAAGAAATACGGCTGCTGGTTTACCGGCGGTTCTGTGATGGCGGAAGATAACGGGAAGTATTACAACAGAGCCCTGATCATCAATCCTCGGGGCGAACTGGTCACATTTTACGACAAAGTTCACCTCGTGCCTTTTATAACGGTAGAAGACGGAGTATTTGAGCATGGAGAAAAGCCCTGTGTTTTTGATATGGACGGCATCACCTGCGGGAGCCTTATCTGCTACGACATCCGTTTCCCTGAGTGGATCCGCGTATATGCCCTGAAGGGAGTGGAGACGCTGTTTATCTGCAGCCAGTGGACGCGCTCTCGTATGGACCTCTATCGGACGATGATACGCGCCCATGCGATAGAAAATATGTTCTTTACCGTGGCGGTAAATAACTGTGACTATTCCGGCGACATTGATTTCGGAGGCGAGTCCTTCGTGTCGTCGCCGACCGGCGATGTTCTTGCCTCTTGCAGCGGCACGCGCGACGGAAAGTTTGCCGAAGTGGATGTTACAAACATAAACGAAAACAGGCAGTTTCTCAAGGTTTTTGAAAAACGGCTGCCGCATCTTTACGGCGATCTTTGTAAATAGTCCGTTTATGTAATATCGCGGATAGGTGGAGGGGCTGTCATTGTGAATCACACTTTTGGCGGTCCCTTTTTATTCTTCGTAAGGGTGATATTAATGAAAAAATTTGATGGAATAACCGTTTATACCACTTATGCGCTGTTGATTATGTCCTATTTCCTAAGCTGCTTGATAAGAACCTCCGGCGGCGTCGTTCTTCCTGTGGTTTCTTCTTCGATAGGGTTGTCCTCAACTGCCGTTGGTCTTATATCTGGAATGTATTTTTACGGTTATACGATGTCACAGCCGTTCTGCGGGAAGATGTGCGACGATAAAGGACCATTAAACGTAGAGATGTGCGGACTTGTAGTGTTTACCTGCGGGCTGTTGCTCTTCTCGCTCTCAGAGAACGCTTTCATGTTGTGCGTGGCGCGTCTCTTACTCGGGGTTGGAGCGGGGCCTACTTTCTGCGGGTTGATGGTTTTTCAGGCTAAAGCGCTGCCTCCGCATCTGTTTTCAAAATTTATGGGATTCACCATAATGTTTGGCCACTTCGGAGGCGTAGTGTCGATAACGCCATTGGGTTCGGCGATTGATATGTTAGGCTATAAGAACGTACATTATATCCTTGCGATTTTTTCTGTAATTATAATTTTTATGCTTTATATGATGAACCGCCGTCTATTGTTTATAAAGTCTGAAAAGGAGCAAGTTTCTCGCAGCAGCGGTGTGTTGAGGGGGTTTCGGATCATATTTAACAGCAGGCCGCTCCTTGTCGTCGTAATTGTGTGGTCCCTAACCATGATACTCCAGATGAACCTGATCGGGTTATGGGGTGTCAGCTGGATAAGCAGCGCCTGCTTATTGTCACAAGAGACGGCAAGAAACTGCATGTCAATGGGCGGTATCGGCGTCCTCGCCGGAGCGTGTATCATTGGCTGCACAGGCAACAAATTTTCTAAATCGGCAGCATACCTTCGGGGGTTCTATATTATACAGATAATAAGTTTGGCTGCATTGATCATTGGCGTGAGTTATTGTTGGCAATGGGAATCTTTAGCAGCTTTAACATTTATAATTGGTATGACATTGGGGATTATAAATGTTTTATGCAATATATTCCTATTTAAGATAGTTGGCGGAGATTTGGTTGGGACGGTAACTGGGGCATGCAATGTTATCCTGTTTTTAAATGTGCTGCTGAGCCAGTGGTTTTCAGGCGCGTTTATTCAGAAATGGAACGAAACGATGATTTTTTCACAAGTTGCAGCACCATCAGCGTTTTTTGCACTTGTAGTTGTCTTGGGAATAGTTATCTTTTATCCTATTTATAATACATCTTATAAATCGCTGAACGAGTAGTTTTTTCCACAAATGGCAATTTGTTCTGTCAATACTAAAGTGATATATAATATCTCTCTAGTCAACGACATAAACGACATAGACGTATAGGAGGGGCATTTTGAAAGATAAAAACATTTTGCTCACGCCGCTCTTTCTGCGGCTCTTTATTCCCTTTGGGGTTGGGTATTTCCTGTCGGTATTCCTCGGCAGCGCCAACGCGACGATGGCGCCGATGCTGGTTACGGAATTTACGCTTTCTCCCTCCGATCTTGGTTTCATGAGCTCCATATATCTGATATTTTTCGGACTCGCGCAGTTTCCACTCGGCGTCTTTCTTGACAGGTACGGAGCCCGCGCCACGCTCGCGCCGATGCTGCTATTTGCCGTCGCCGGCGCGCTGGTATTCGCCGCGGCGGAGGGTTTTGCGGCGCTGGCCCTCTCCCGCGCGCTTATCGGTATCGGCCTCTCAGGCAGCCTCATGGCGGCCTTTAAGGCCTACGCCTCGTGGCTGCCCGCTGAGAGGC is drawn from Cloacibacillus porcorum and contains these coding sequences:
- a CDS encoding MFS transporter produces the protein MKKFDGITVYTTYALLIMSYFLSCLIRTSGGVVLPVVSSSIGLSSTAVGLISGMYFYGYTMSQPFCGKMCDDKGPLNVEMCGLVVFTCGLLLFSLSENAFMLCVARLLLGVGAGPTFCGLMVFQAKALPPHLFSKFMGFTIMFGHFGGVVSITPLGSAIDMLGYKNVHYILAIFSVIIIFMLYMMNRRLLFIKSEKEQVSRSSGVLRGFRIIFNSRPLLVVVIVWSLTMILQMNLIGLWGVSWISSACLLSQETARNCMSMGGIGVLAGACIIGCTGNKFSKSAAYLRGFYIIQIISLAALIIGVSYCWQWESLAALTFIIGMTLGIINVLCNIFLFKIVGGDLVGTVTGACNVILFLNVLLSQWFSGAFIQKWNETMIFSQVAAPSAFFALVVVLGIVIFYPIYNTSYKSLNE
- a CDS encoding nitrilase-related carbon-nitrogen hydrolase; its protein translation is MEKKFRAGLVQIPVVLGDRQANMESVERWLSEYYRPAEITTALVLPELWDTGYALDIVPKLADRNAAETTEFLGRLAKKYGCWFTGGSVMAEDNGKYYNRALIINPRGELVTFYDKVHLVPFITVEDGVFEHGEKPCVFDMDGITCGSLICYDIRFPEWIRVYALKGVETLFICSQWTRSRMDLYRTMIRAHAIENMFFTVAVNNCDYSGDIDFGGESFVSSPTGDVLASCSGTRDGKFAEVDVTNINENRQFLKVFEKRLPHLYGDLCK